A genomic stretch from Candidatus Methylomirabilota bacterium includes:
- a CDS encoding SUF system NifU family Fe-S cluster assembly protein, with product MDDFYREFILDHYKRPRNFGTLENPDVTHEEDNPLCGDRIRIDLCLNEDRVADVRFTGEGCAISTAAASILTEKIKGAPLERVKAFSMEEMLEALGVPLSPIRLKCGLLALKVLKTGLYGLKHWPGEEE from the coding sequence CGACTTTTATCGGGAGTTTATCCTGGATCATTACAAGCGTCCGCGCAACTTTGGGACCTTGGAGAATCCGGATGTCACCCATGAAGAGGACAATCCGCTCTGCGGAGATCGGATCCGGATCGATCTGTGCCTCAACGAGGACCGTGTGGCGGATGTCCGCTTCACGGGTGAGGGCTGCGCCATCAGTACGGCAGCGGCCTCAATTCTGACGGAGAAGATTAAGGGAGCACCCCTCGAACGGGTCAAGGCATTCAGCATGGAGGAGATGCTCGAGGCCCTGGGGGTACCGCTGAGTCCGATTCGACTGAAGTGTGGGCTATTGGCCTTGAAAGTGCTCAAAACCGGATTGTACGGGCTCAAGCATTGGCCTGGAGAAGAAGAGTAG